One genomic segment of Bacteroidota bacterium includes these proteins:
- a CDS encoding DMT family transporter, producing the protein MKFGILGLDAFVFNAIRFVTAAALLGGLFLTKNKWTKVEPKDWLKLIGIGLIANVLYQVAFISGVKITTAGNAAVILSTAPLWTLLFQARIQKNRIEKKTIIGMALSLTGIFLIILGSGKKLEIGSYAMLGDLICLAAAMLWALHTNLQKPMLAKYSTLQLALIMTLVGSIGLSLISLPSAVTMDWGSVKLLYYFAAVASGIFAIATANYLWSRGIKKIGPSRTANYNNLVPVLAFIISYFTLNEYVLPIQFAGAAVTIIGVWFAR; encoded by the coding sequence CTGCTGCCGCATTGTTGGGTGGCTTATTTTTAACAAAAAATAAATGGACGAAAGTAGAACCAAAAGATTGGTTAAAATTAATTGGCATCGGTTTGATTGCAAATGTCCTTTATCAGGTAGCTTTTATTTCGGGAGTGAAAATTACAACTGCGGGAAATGCGGCTGTTATACTTTCTACTGCACCGCTATGGACTCTCTTATTTCAAGCACGTATCCAAAAAAATAGAATCGAAAAAAAAACAATTATTGGAATGGCACTTTCGTTGACGGGAATATTTTTAATTATTTTGGGCAGCGGAAAGAAGTTAGAAATCGGAAGTTACGCTATGTTGGGCGATTTGATTTGTTTGGCAGCAGCGATGCTTTGGGCACTTCATACTAATTTACAGAAACCGATGTTAGCAAAATATTCAACTTTGCAACTTGCTCTGATAATGACCCTTGTTGGTTCAATCGGTCTTTCCCTGATTTCGTTACCTTCGGCGGTTACAATGGATTGGGGTTCTGTAAAATTATTATATTATTTTGCTGCTGTTGCGTCTGGAATTTTTGCTATTGCTACTGCAAATTATTTATGGTCCCGAGGTATTAAAAAAATAGGTCCAAGTCGTACAGCCAATTACAATAATCTGGTACCTGTACTGGCGTTTATAATTTCGTACTTTACATTAAATGAATATGTTTTACCGATTCAATTTGCAGGTGCTGCTGTAACGATAATCGGAGTCTGGTTTGCAAGATGA